The DNA window CCTCCATGCGGCGCATGGCGCGCAGCAGATTGAGCCCGGCGATCTTCTTGAGTTCCTCCTCCGTGTAGCCGCGGCGCAGCAGCTCGGCGAACAGGTTGGGAAAGCCGCTCACGTCCTCCAGTCCCACGGGCGCGGCGTCGATGCCGTCGAAGTCCGAGCCCATGCCCAG is part of the Gemmatimonadota bacterium genome and encodes:
- a CDS encoding membrane dipeptidase, with product LGMGSDFDGIDAAPVGLEDVSGFPNLFAELLRRGYTEEELKKIAGLNLLRAMRRMEDVAARLQAERAASLADVAGARPGPDQ